One Bacteroidota bacterium genomic window carries:
- a CDS encoding pyrimidine/purine nucleoside phosphorylase, with translation MYKIRDYFSNKVMSLTHDGEKEAFSVGIVAPGEYGFGAIAKEHYRVTSGEISFWEEDGKQWKVCREGEEFKVVEHKDFKIKADKVSSYICFY, from the coding sequence ATGTATAAGATACGAGATTACTTCAGCAATAAGGTTATGTCACTTACTCATGATGGAGAAAAAGAGGCTTTTTCTGTTGGGATTGTAGCACCTGGAGAGTATGGTTTTGGTGCAATAGCAAAGGAACATTATAGGGTTACTTCAGGAGAAATTTCTTTTTGGGAAGAAGATGGCAAACAGTGGAAAGTATGTAGAGAAGGAGAGGAGTTTAAAGTTGTAGAGCACAAAGATTTTAAAATTAAAGCAGATAAAGTAAGTTCTTATATTTGTTTTTATTGA
- a CDS encoding sulfite exporter TauE/SafE family protein, whose protein sequence is MDYLIFAISLIASFIFAMGGVGTASVMVPILVSLGVPLNIAKPTGLFNNTISMISASISNIKNGRLDYKIGIPLIVFSFLFAVVGAYASQFIPTMVILILFVLFLVFSGLMFIFFKRDEYEEIDRKNIPYLKLSIIGSVAGLMSGLLGIGGGGVISPAMLMLGFNPKKTTVITAFVIPFSSFSAFVTYWLLGNIDWKLILIVTSAGIIGATLGTSFMHKRLDPNSVRRLLAVILLAMAVNLIYKIV, encoded by the coding sequence ATGGACTACCTGATATTCGCAATCTCATTAATTGCCTCATTTATATTCGCCATGGGAGGTGTTGGCACAGCTTCTGTTATGGTTCCCATACTTGTATCGCTCGGAGTTCCTCTAAACATTGCAAAACCGACCGGTTTGTTCAACAATACAATTAGCATGATAAGTGCCAGTATTTCGAATATAAAAAACGGAAGACTGGATTATAAAATCGGCATACCTCTAATAGTATTCTCTTTTTTATTTGCTGTTGTCGGTGCTTATGCAAGTCAGTTTATACCAACTATGGTTATTCTTATCCTCTTTGTTCTTTTTCTCGTGTTTTCGGGACTTATGTTTATTTTCTTTAAAAGAGATGAATACGAGGAAATTGACCGAAAAAACATCCCATATTTAAAACTATCAATAATCGGCTCAGTGGCAGGACTAATGTCCGGGCTTTTGGGTATCGGAGGTGGCGGAGTTATTTCACCGGCTATGCTTATGCTTGGATTTAACCCCAAAAAAACAACCGTTATTACCGCCTTTGTTATTCCTTTCTCTTCTTTTTCGGCATTTGTAACCTACTGGTTACTTGGTAACATCGACTGGAAATTAATTTTAATTGTAACATCTGCCGGAATTATAGGAGCTACTCTGGGTACTTCTTTTATGCATAAACGTCTGGATCCAAACTCAGTAAGAAGACTTTTAGCAGTTATCCTCCTTGCAATGGCTGTAAATTTGATTTACAAAATCGTGTAA
- a CDS encoding GMC family oxidoreductase, with protein sequence MKYDYDYIIIGSGFGGSVSALRLSEKGYKVLVIEKGKWYKSKDFAKTNWNLRKWLWMPFASFFGIMKLSIFRHIVVISGTGVGGGSLVYANTLPVPKSDFFKSGSWKDLNDWQTELKPFYQKALKMLGAARNPKLFDGDNILKELAREIGREDKFEHPEVSVFFGEEGIEVADPYFEGKGPDRAGCTFCGGCMTGCRHNAKNSLDKNYLYLAQKSGAEIIAENEVYDVVPLDEKDGTKGYKVSTKSSTKFFKKKKNITSKGIIFSGGVLGTVKLLLKIKSKSLPFLSDKLGDDIRTNNETLVSVSTLDQSKDVSKGIAIGSLLHTDDNSHLEIVRYSEGSSFWRIFHMPYSTGKNAIIRLIKMFGVIIKSPLSYFKIYLVNSWSKSTVVLLFMQTVDSTLKFKKNIFGMMTSSVSSGTKPSAYIPESIALTEKYSKITKGKATSFALETLAGIPSTAHILGGAVMGDSPTTGVINKNNEVFGYNNMYVIDGSMISANPGVNPSLSITAIAEKAMEQIPENKDS encoded by the coding sequence ATGAAATACGATTACGACTACATAATAATAGGCAGTGGCTTTGGCGGGTCGGTAAGTGCCTTAAGACTTTCGGAAAAAGGATACAAAGTATTGGTGATTGAGAAAGGAAAGTGGTACAAATCTAAAGATTTTGCAAAAACAAACTGGAACCTTAGAAAGTGGTTATGGATGCCCTTTGCCAGTTTTTTTGGTATAATGAAACTTAGCATCTTCCGTCATATAGTTGTAATATCGGGAACCGGCGTTGGTGGAGGATCGTTGGTGTATGCCAACACACTGCCTGTTCCAAAGTCCGATTTTTTCAAATCTGGAAGCTGGAAAGATCTCAATGACTGGCAAACAGAATTAAAACCTTTTTACCAAAAAGCACTAAAAATGCTGGGTGCTGCCAGAAACCCCAAATTATTTGACGGTGATAATATCCTAAAAGAACTTGCACGCGAAATTGGGCGGGAAGACAAATTCGAACATCCTGAAGTATCGGTTTTCTTCGGTGAAGAAGGTATAGAAGTTGCAGATCCGTATTTCGAAGGAAAAGGACCTGACAGAGCAGGATGTACTTTTTGCGGAGGATGCATGACCGGTTGCAGGCATAATGCCAAAAACTCACTTGATAAAAACTATCTCTATCTCGCGCAGAAATCAGGTGCCGAAATAATTGCAGAGAACGAAGTTTACGATGTTGTACCATTGGATGAAAAAGATGGAACCAAGGGTTATAAAGTGTCCACTAAATCAAGCACAAAGTTCTTTAAGAAAAAGAAAAACATCACTTCGAAGGGAATAATTTTCTCGGGAGGAGTGCTTGGAACAGTTAAGCTTCTTTTGAAAATTAAGTCTAAATCATTGCCCTTTCTTTCGGACAAACTTGGAGATGATATAAGAACAAATAACGAAACTCTGGTAAGCGTTTCTACGCTCGACCAGTCGAAAGATGTTTCAAAAGGAATTGCTATAGGAAGTTTATTACATACCGACGATAACAGTCACTTAGAAATAGTCCGCTATTCGGAAGGTTCATCCTTTTGGAGAATATTCCACATGCCCTACTCTACAGGTAAAAACGCCATCATCAGATTAATTAAAATGTTTGGGGTAATAATAAAATCGCCCCTTTCATATTTTAAAATTTACCTTGTAAATTCATGGTCAAAAAGTACCGTTGTTCTGTTATTTATGCAAACTGTAGACAGTACTCTAAAATTCAAAAAGAATATCTTCGGAATGATGACATCGTCAGTCAGCAGTGGAACAAAACCAAGTGCTTATATTCCGGAATCGATTGCTTTAACCGAAAAATACAGCAAAATAACAAAGGGCAAGGCTACTTCGTTTGCTCTGGAAACACTTGCCGGAATTCCATCTACAGCGCATATATTGGGTGGAGCAGTTATGGGAGACTCACCAACAACGGGAGTTATCAATAAAAACAACGAGGTTTTTGGCTACAACAACATGTATGTGATTGATGGATCGATGATATCGGCCAATCCGGGAGTAAATCCTTCTCTTTCTATTACAGCGATTGCCGAAAAAGCTATGGAACAGATTCCGGAAAATAAGGATTCTTAA